In one Microbacterium invictum genomic region, the following are encoded:
- a CDS encoding TIGR04076 family protein, whose translation MSTVNTPEPASESGDGATSDLYDLRVVVERIEGRSVCGMAVGDHIDLVESSRLRLPDGGHFCLYALQAVLPLLPAKQRRLPAGDWLERDDLVACPDPEERLIMRIERTGIRSIPTDELT comes from the coding sequence ATGAGCACCGTGAACACGCCCGAGCCCGCCTCCGAGAGTGGCGACGGCGCCACCTCGGACCTGTATGACCTCCGGGTCGTCGTCGAACGGATCGAGGGTCGGTCGGTGTGCGGCATGGCCGTGGGCGATCACATCGATCTCGTCGAGAGCAGTCGGCTGCGCCTTCCCGACGGCGGTCACTTCTGCCTCTACGCCCTCCAGGCGGTGCTCCCCCTCCTCCCGGCCAAGCAGCGGCGGCTCCCTGCCGGCGATTGGCTGGAGAGGGATGACCTCGTGGCCTGCCCCGACCCCGAGGAGCGTCTGATCATGCGGATCGAGCGGACCGGCATCCGCTCCATCCCGACCGACGAGCTCACGTGA